Within the Naumovozyma castellii chromosome 1, complete genome genome, the region ATTGTGAAGGATGTTAAATTGGTTTTAGCATCgaattttgataattttaattatttcaatgatgaagaaaaatcgAATCCGGGAAGTAGCAATATCCTGTTGAATTCATTGACGAAATATCCTGATTTAAAAGTATTTCACCATGATTTGCAATACCTGTATTTACTTGACACATATTCCCAAATTGATAGTGATCCTACCACCCTTAACAATAGTGGTCTTGCGAGCACGACGAGTGATTCCAACATATCAGGCTCGACCCAAGCGAATATTGTTCCCAATAATGGTAAACTAGATCTATTCAAGTATTTTACAGAACTCAGTCAATACATTCaacaatatttcattgacAATCAACTTAATTTGAAAGTGGAGACCAATTTGGATAATAAGTTTGGTATTTATATTAAATCCAAAGATCGTTCTGATTTACCATTAATTAAagtttattttgaaaaatcaatgGATCCCTCTCAACGTCTTTACGAATATCTATATTCATCAGGGACAAAAAATTGGATTAATGAATCCTCGGAAAATTATATTTGTGGAGTAAGATTAGCAATGGAAATTATACCCGTAGAAGGGCAATCTATTTGGTTTCCTGATGAATTTATTCCAGATGAATTAATAATCACCTCTCAAGAGAATGACGAGAATCAAGTAAAACCAGTCGGAATACTAGACATATTGTACGATAATAATTACAACAGCAAAGTGCAGGTATTAAATGATTTCACGACTAAACTAGTCAACGTTACCAAATTCGACATAAGTAATGATAATCTGGATCTGTGTTGCGATCTTTTAAATTGGGTGTTGTGGTCTGAAGTCATTCTAAAGGGTATATTCCATGCTGTGGCATCTCCTAGTGTGGATTTTGACTCtgttgatttgaaaaatggaagaattgAGGGTGATTTGGAGATAAAGAAGGAGAACTCCGGGAGACATGCAAGTGTTGCCATGGCATCATCTGTCAGACGAAGGAGATCATCACAAAATCATAAGAGGCCTAGTATGACGGAGGCAGCAATGTTTAAAGATGAAGGTCTTCAACAATTCAATATTCATGAAATTATGGCGGCGCCAGTTATAACTGAGGAACAGgatgaggaggaagatgataatCGCGGTATGGATGATGTAAATATGTCAATTGGTGAAACAAATTCCAATAACATAATGGATGATAAAATGGATATTGATAtggatgaggaagaagcGGAAAGGGAGGAAGTCAAAAACGACACCAATGAAAAGATTCCAGAATTGATTATAAGTGAAGACCATGTAACTTTTGGAGAACTGGGCAGTTGTAGTTTGTATGATTCGAAGGAAAAATGGACAAACTTTATAgataaatttcaacaatCTGTACAGTAAATAACTAACTTATTATCTGATTAATTAGAAGGACTTATTTTCCCAATATCAACCTTGAATTGTTATTCTAATGTGTGTGTGTGTTTTTAAAGGAAATCATTGACGTTCAAGTAGTGATGGATTAGCTTAAGTTTTCTAGTTTGGCACTGTGGCCGAGTGGTTAAGGCGACAGACTTGAAATCTGTTGGGCTCTGCCCGCGCTGGTTCAAATCCTGCCGGTGTCgacattttttttttgtttctctCTCATCAAATCGTTTGTTCACCCTACCGTTAATATTACAAAACCAgttcaattgttcaatacTATCCACATATTTCTctaattaatttttataAGAATTACATAGTGATACAAAAAACATATATATTGAGGGGGTGGGTGTGGTgcttttttgaatttttttttccttttttccttatttaTCGATAACTAAAAACCAATTTTAATCATCGTaattttcatcttcctccACTTGTCTAACGATATTTTCCTTAATCTGTTCTGTCTTTTCATCCTTACCATCAGTAGCATTTTTCTTATCGGCATTTTCAACATTGTTAGCTTCTAATCTTTCAcgttcttcctcttcacGTATACgtgtttcttcttgaacTTTTTCCATGGCTTCTGCTGATGGCTTAATGACGATATCCACCTCACTAGTactattcaatatttcattgtGATGATCGTCTGTTAGTGAGTCTTGCTTAGTTGGAGAAACATCCGTTTCCTTTCCATCGGGTAGCGTATGTTCAGGTTCCGTTGCTGGTTCTGATACTGTCGTCACCGTTTCAACTGGTGCTGGTGCtgctggtggtggtggtgttGGTTCCTTTTCTTGTGGGGGTGGAGATGTAACATTATCTTGTTTTGCAGGGGTGGTGGTAGGTGCTGCTTCAGAAGGTTGTGGTTCTtctggtggtggtggtggtgaaGCTACTTTTGGTTTCTTTGCTTGTGGTTCTTCTGAATttgtttgaatattttctgtTATTGTTGCTGGTGCCGTTGTTGGAGTTAAGACTGTTGCAGGTTGAGATGGAGAtgtatttatattttgagGAACTGTTGTCGTGGCAATGGCTCCCGCAGGTGGTTGTGTTGGAATTGGAATGGAGGAAGCAGGTTCAGAAGCACTTGAGACAGCAGCGTCCACTAAAGTATGGATATTGCCTTCCATAGATCTCTTTTGAGGAAGGATGGAAGACTCCATTTGAGcattttgttcttgttgttgttgttgttgttgctgctgctgctgctgctgttgttgttgttggatcttttgttgttgttccaatagttcttgttgttgttgtatttgtaattgttgttgttgctgttgctgttgctgttgttgttgaatttgttgttcACGTTGCAAGATGGCAGATTGAGAGAGTAATGGTGGACTATTGGACATTTGTTGCATGTTCATTGCAGTTTGTTGAGTTTGAGGAGATAACATTGTTGGCCCAGGATATTGTTGAGGGGatagttgttgttgttgttgttgttgttgtgcTACAAGATTTTGTccttgttgttgttgtaattgttgcaattgtaattgttgttggacTTGAGCTTGTTGTGCCAACAATCCATTTGGATAAACACCAGTGTTGGTATTTTGATTTGGTAAAGATGGTCTAACATTTAATGGATTTCCCTGGTCATTTTGTTGTAATGTTGGTTGTAACATTACTGGTGGTGGATTAATgccattttcattattgttgaTATTTGCAGGGAATTCAGATTGTCCTTGCATACCTTGTCTGTTTTGAATACCTTGTTGGTTTGCATTTTCCAGTTTGTTATCATTAGCGGtagatgaggatgatgactgttgttgttgctgttgctgttgctgttgttgttgatttggatttgaTAATTGTTGAGTTAAGGATTCTAATCTTTTCCTAATATGAACATTTTCTGGATCCAATCTTGCAGCTTGTTTATATGCATCCAATGcatcattcaattgattattaCAAGTTTCATAAAGTGTTCCTAAATCGTACCAAACTTCACTAATATATGGATTTAATCTAATGGCTCTTGTATAAGCATCCAATGCATCTCTATATTGagaaatttgataatataaGACACCAATGGAACACCAAAAGATTGGATTTCTTGAATCTCTATTAACAGCTTGTTGGAAAGCATCATAAGCGGCAGTGTAATCATTTCTAATCATATGAACTCTACCCAAATGATACCAAGTTGTTGAATCATTTGGATCCACTTCTAATGATTTTAATAGATAATTTAAAGCCTTTTGTGGATCATAAAAGCTAACGTTATTCATACCATATAAACAACCTAATTGTTGTAAAACTTTAGCAtgattttcattttgtaatAAGACATGTTCATAAGCTTCTCTTGCACCTTGCCATTCATTCATGGATTCCAATACACTCCCCAATTGAAACCAAATATCCCATTCTTGTAAGGGAGCAGGTGGTTGATTTAAGATATATCTAAAGCATTCCAAAGCTTGAGTCCATTTCCCCTGATGTTTATAAATGATCCCCAATctaaaataaatttcatttgccttttcaaattgtggGTCCAATTCTAATACTTTTGCGAATGCCTCCTCTGCATAATCCAAAGAACCATATCTATCATAAAGAATCCCAATACCATGCCACAATTTGGGGACGTTTGGATTAGAAAGATGATACAACGCTTGTTGATAAGAATTATAAGCTCTTTGTAAATCGTCTAGCATTAAATAACAATGGCCCAAAGTAGCCCAAACGTCACTTAATTCAGGATTAATGGAGAGAGCTCTTTCATACAATTCGGCGGCTCTTTGAAACATATCGCGGGATCTATACAAATGAGCCAGTGAAGTGAGAGCCTTTGTAGATTGTGGATTGAATTGTAAAGTAGCGTCATAAGCCATTGCCGCACGATCTGCATCACCTACGGTCTCTGCCAATGAGGCAATGGAGAGCCAAGTTTCCGCAGTGGCTTGTGCCACTGGATCTAGAGGTTGTTGAGGGACCTGTTGGATAGGTTGTACAGTTGTGGAGGGGGTTGTTGCCGTGGCGGCGGCGGTGGCGGGGGTACCTTGTGCAGCGACGGGACCCTGTTGTAGTTTGGGTTGCAAGTTTTGTGTAGTAGTTGTCATGCTGCTGCTGCTAGTGCTGCTGCTGGGACAGATGGGTGGAAGGGTTTGTGTTGCCTGTGTTGTCTACGACAGAAGAGGGCCTGTTgtagttgttgttgttgttgttgttgttgttattttcTTGCAAGCTGTTTTTTTTCTCGCCAGATGGAATGGAATGGTGCTTTAATGGGGATGACGGAGCCAAGATTGCGAAGATCAAGAACGTACGTTTGCGTTTTGTTTGAAGGAAATGGGACATTGGATTCGTTTGTTTGTTCGGGCAGCAGCGCTGGCCCAGAAACGGCCGTGGACGGCTGCTGCTGGGAGTGTGCCGGGACTCTCCCGTCGTGCGTCAAGGGTTACGTAACGGGCAAACACACAAAATGAGAAAATGGAATTGGTGAAATGAATAGGGGCCAGCCACTCCAGTCGTCGCTGTGTACGACGATCCGAAAAAACAAACATTATATTTGGAACGGTTATTGCCACGTGACTGAAATTGCAGTTACCCGGATGCAGCCCCTTCTGGTTTGTTTGTCATTCGGTACGGCTGGCCATTTTAAATGTTTCCACGATCTTCAGTGAGTGGTAAGCATAACTGTATGCCATGTATGCTATTCTATATAATAGGTGGGCAGTGCGTAAAGAGAACAgaacaacagcaacaaaaGCAATTGACACAGTGTAGCAATGTCCCAAAGGAAACTACAGCAGGATATCGAtaaactattgaaaaaagtaAGAGAGGGACTGGAAGATTTTGAAGTCATTTATGAAAAGTTTCAAGATACTGAACCgtcaaataattcatatAGAGAAAAATTAGAAGctgatttgaaaagagaaatcaaaaaattacaaaagcATAGAGAACAAATTAAAACTTGGTTAAGTAAAGATGATACAAAGGATAGACAACAAGcattaatggaaaataGAAGacttattgaaaatggtatggaaagatttaaatcaattgaaaaattaatgaagacAAAACAATTCTCAAAGGAAGCATTAACAAATCctgatattattaaagatccaagagaattgaaaaaaagagaTCAAGTGGAATTCATTCATGAATGTC harbors:
- the MED1 gene encoding Med1p (ancestral locus Anc_3.364), with protein sequence MAVDKYDEMMGEMIVLFKGYKPGLITIDNITKLCQTLGLESFIDDIDSTTSRLSTASKIIVIDIDFDKKKGIVKDVKLVLASNFDNFNYFNDEEKSNPGSSNILLNSLTKYPDLKVFHHDLQYLYLLDTYSQIDSDPTTLNNSGLASTTSDSNISGSTQANIVPNNGKLDLFKYFTELSQYIQQYFIDNQLNLKVETNLDNKFGIYIKSKDRSDLPLIKVYFEKSMDPSQRLYEYLYSSGTKNWINESSENYICGVRLAMEIIPVEGQSIWFPDEFIPDELIITSQENDENQVKPVGILDILYDNNYNSKVQVLNDFTTKLVNVTKFDISNDNLDLCCDLLNWVLWSEVILKGIFHAVASPSVDFDSVDLKNGRIEGDLEIKKENSGRHASVAMASSVRRRRSSQNHKRPSMTEAAMFKDEGLQQFNIHEIMAAPVITEEQDEEEDDNRGMDDVNMSIGETNSNNIMDDKMDIDMDEEEAEREEVKNDTNEKIPELIISEDHVTFGELGSCSLYDSKEKWTNFIDKFQQSVQ
- the NCAS0A11200 gene encoding transcription regulator CYC8 (ancestral locus Anc_3.367) translates to MTTTTQNLQPKLQQGPVAAQGTPATAAATATTPSTTVQPIQQVPQQPLDPVAQATAETWLSIASLAETVGDADRAAMAYDATLQFNPQSTKALTSLAHLYRSRDMFQRAAELYERALSINPELSDVWATLGHCYLMLDDLQRAYNSYQQALYHLSNPNVPKLWHGIGILYDRYGSLDYAEEAFAKVLELDPQFEKANEIYFRLGIIYKHQGKWTQALECFRYILNQPPAPLQEWDIWFQLGSVLESMNEWQGAREAYEHVLLQNENHAKVLQQLGCLYGMNNVSFYDPQKALNYLLKSLEVDPNDSTTWYHLGRVHMIRNDYTAAYDAFQQAVNRDSRNPIFWCSIGVLYYQISQYRDALDAYTRAIRLNPYISEVWYDLGTLYETCNNQLNDALDAYKQAARLDPENVHIRKRLESLTQQLSNPNQQQQQQQQQQQQSSSSSTANDNKLENANQQGIQNRQGMQGQSEFPANINNNENGINPPPVMLQPTLQQNDQGNPLNVRPSLPNQNTNTGVYPNGLLAQQAQVQQQLQLQQLQQQQGQNLVAQQQQQQQQLSPQQYPGPTMLSPQTQQTAMNMQQMSNSPPLLSQSAILQREQQIQQQQQQQQQQQQLQIQQQQELLEQQQKIQQQQQQQQQQQQQQQQQEQNAQMESSILPQKRSMEGNIHTLVDAAVSSASEPASSIPIPTQPPAGAIATTTVPQNINTSPSQPATVLTPTTAPATITENIQTNSEEPQAKKPKVASPPPPPEEPQPSEAAPTTTPAKQDNVTSPPPQEKEPTPPPPAAPAPVETVTTVSEPATEPEHTLPDGKETDVSPTKQDSLTDDHHNEILNSTSEVDIVIKPSAEAMEKVQEETRIREEEERERLEANNVENADKKNATDGKDEKTEQIKENIVRQVEEDENYDD